One segment of Agromyces albus DNA contains the following:
- a CDS encoding DUF3073 domain-containing protein translates to MGRGRQKAKHTKVARELKYFSPNTDYNALERELTGSVHDEYEEEVAKWSDYTDDGDTFLAGDERRA, encoded by the coding sequence ATGGGGCGCGGCCGTCAGAAAGCCAAGCACACCAAGGTCGCTCGGGAGCTGAAGTACTTCAGCCCCAACACCGACTACAACGCGCTTGAGCGAGAGCTCACCGGCTCAGTACATGACGAATACGAGGAAGAAGTCGCGAAGTGGTCGGATTACACCGACGACGGCGACACCTTCCTCGCTGGCGACGAACGGCGCGCGTAG
- a CDS encoding fluoride efflux transporter FluC — MRAYLAVAVGGLIGTGLRLGFDLAFPHADGELSVETFVVNLFGSFALGWLVGGLWTRPGTPTWLKAGLGPGLIGSFTTLSAVMVSLIALTGAGELWLGVLYLFVSVVGGLALAAAGLRIGSIIAHRPMPTEVTDAGETL; from the coding sequence GTGCGCGCCTATCTCGCCGTCGCCGTCGGCGGTCTCATCGGCACCGGGCTCAGGCTCGGCTTCGATCTCGCGTTCCCGCACGCCGACGGCGAGCTGTCCGTCGAGACCTTCGTCGTGAACCTGTTCGGCTCCTTCGCGCTCGGATGGCTCGTCGGTGGACTCTGGACCCGGCCCGGCACGCCCACGTGGCTGAAGGCCGGCCTCGGCCCCGGCCTGATCGGCTCGTTCACGACCCTCTCGGCGGTGATGGTCTCGCTCATCGCACTCACGGGCGCGGGCGAGCTGTGGCTCGGCGTGCTCTACCTGTTCGTCTCGGTCGTCGGCGGCCTTGCGCTCGCGGCGGCGGGGCTGCGCATCGGCTCGATCATCGCGCACCGGCCGATGCCCACCGAGGTCACCGACGCCGGAGAGACGCTGTGA
- a CDS encoding copper resistance CopC family protein gives MTNEPPISTAATSIATTADAPADRARRLRALVLAGAALTAAALFALADAAPAFAHDELIGSSPEQGEVLDASPEAIGLSFSNDIIEVGTSVVVVDHHGEEIEVDEPVIAGSEVTVELLADLSGDYQVRWRAVSSDGHPIEGTIDFGVGAEATGVWEEQPPHTDEADEADGENGDGGEQADDAAASDAGVWLVVAIVAGSLLVAALVAGIIVSEVRRRRRRNAD, from the coding sequence ATGACCAACGAACCCCCCATCTCGACCGCCGCGACCTCGATCGCGACCACCGCCGACGCCCCCGCCGACCGAGCACGCCGCCTTCGCGCGCTCGTGCTCGCCGGTGCCGCGCTCACCGCCGCAGCGCTCTTCGCCCTCGCCGACGCGGCGCCCGCTTTCGCGCACGACGAGCTCATCGGCTCGAGCCCCGAGCAGGGCGAGGTGCTCGACGCCTCGCCCGAGGCCATCGGGCTCAGCTTCTCGAACGACATCATCGAGGTCGGCACGTCCGTCGTCGTGGTCGACCACCACGGCGAGGAGATCGAGGTCGACGAGCCCGTGATCGCGGGATCCGAGGTGACCGTCGAGCTCCTCGCCGATCTCAGCGGCGACTACCAGGTGCGCTGGCGCGCCGTCTCCTCAGACGGCCACCCCATCGAGGGCACGATCGACTTCGGCGTCGGCGCCGAGGCCACCGGCGTGTGGGAGGAGCAGCCCCCGCACACCGACGAGGCCGACGAGGCCGATGGCGAGAACGGCGACGGCGGCGAGCAGGCCGATGACGCCGCGGCATCCGATGCGGGCGTCTGGCTCGTCGTCGCCATCGTCGCGGGCTCGCTCCTCGTCGCGGCGCTCGTCGCCGGCATCATCGTGTCGGAAGTGCGCCGCCGCCGCCGCCGCAACGCGGACTGA
- a CDS encoding GNAT family N-acetyltransferase, translating to MPDVTLLPWSDGDLDLLRRSNTHELMDQLGGPENDEQVRARHERYLRMWREGTGFQFRIVIPGHPEGVGTIGYWRRDEEGVPALEAGWSVEAEYRGRGIAPAAVLAMLDTARAAGETLPVHAYPRVDNPASNAVCRKAGFTLLGERDFEITPGLILHTNDWVVELADRPLA from the coding sequence ATGCCCGACGTCACCCTCCTGCCATGGTCGGACGGCGACCTCGACCTGCTGCGCCGCAGCAACACCCACGAACTCATGGACCAGCTCGGCGGTCCAGAGAACGACGAGCAGGTGCGAGCGCGCCACGAGCGGTACCTGCGCATGTGGCGCGAGGGCACGGGGTTCCAGTTCCGCATCGTGATCCCGGGGCATCCCGAGGGCGTCGGCACCATCGGCTACTGGCGTCGCGATGAAGAGGGCGTTCCGGCGCTCGAGGCCGGCTGGTCGGTCGAGGCCGAGTATCGCGGCCGCGGCATCGCTCCCGCCGCGGTGCTCGCCATGCTCGACACCGCGCGGGCCGCCGGCGAGACGCTCCCCGTGCACGCCTACCCGCGCGTCGACAACCCGGCGTCGAACGCCGTCTGCCGCAAGGCCGGCTTCACCCTGCTCGGCGAGCGCGACTTCGAGATCACGCCGGGCCTGATCCTGCACACGAACGACTGGGTCGTCGAGCTGGCAGATCGCCCCCTGGCCTAA
- a CDS encoding MerR family transcriptional regulator: protein MDDWSIQEIAKLAGTTSRTLRHYDDIGLLAPSRIGGNGYRYYDERALVRLQRIMLLRDLGLGLPVIAEVLDREANAQPALLGHLEWLRKEQERLARQIASVERTIGALEGGERLMADQMFDGFDHTQYKEEVEQRWGKDAYAKSDAWWRGLSADEKSAWQERATTLGSDWIAAFERGIDPAGDEAQALARRHFEWLRGIPGTPGGGAGGPTKEYFLGLADMYVADDRFGANYGGPAGAEFVRDAMTAFAERNL, encoded by the coding sequence GTGGACGACTGGTCGATCCAGGAGATCGCGAAGCTCGCCGGCACGACGAGCCGCACGTTGCGGCACTACGACGACATCGGCCTGCTGGCGCCGAGCCGCATCGGCGGCAACGGCTATCGCTACTACGACGAGCGGGCGCTCGTGCGCCTGCAGCGGATCATGCTGCTGCGCGACCTCGGCCTCGGTCTGCCCGTGATCGCCGAGGTGCTCGACCGCGAGGCGAACGCCCAACCCGCCTTGCTCGGCCACCTCGAGTGGCTGCGCAAGGAGCAGGAACGACTGGCGCGGCAGATCGCGTCGGTCGAACGCACCATCGGAGCATTGGAAGGAGGTGAACGACTCATGGCAGATCAGATGTTCGACGGCTTCGACCACACCCAGTACAAGGAGGAGGTCGAGCAGCGCTGGGGAAAAGACGCGTACGCGAAGAGCGACGCGTGGTGGCGCGGCCTGAGCGCCGACGAGAAGTCGGCGTGGCAGGAGCGCGCGACGACGCTGGGCAGCGACTGGATCGCCGCGTTCGAGCGCGGCATCGACCCCGCCGGCGACGAGGCCCAAGCGCTCGCGCGACGCCACTTCGAGTGGCTGCGCGGCATCCCGGGCACGCCCGGCGGTGGCGCTGGCGGCCCGACGAAGGAGTACTTCCTCGGCCTCGCCGACATGTACGTGGCCGACGATCGCTTCGGGGCGAACTACGGCGGCCCGGCCGGCGCCGAGTTCGTGCGCGACGCGATGACCGCCTTCGCGGAGCGCAACCTCTAG
- a CDS encoding LLM class flavin-dependent oxidoreductase produces the protein MRAALSIGLSGATDARAIRALAPRIERLGFSGLWLNDVPNGDSLAGLRVAASVTATLRLATGVIPLDRRPAEGLDLGGLPAEHTTFGIGSGAAQHPLGLVERGIATLRRTTEGAIVVGALGPRMRRLAAERADGVLLNWLTPDAAARAHSELRAAAGDRPVRSVLYVRTITDEGARSALKREADRYASVPSYAANFERLGISAIDATMDGRSDLGAFDVVDEIVLRAVTATGSLSELERFVEDAAGWRVGAR, from the coding sequence ATGCGCGCGGCGCTCTCCATCGGGCTCTCGGGAGCGACCGATGCCCGCGCCATCCGCGCCCTCGCCCCGCGCATCGAACGGCTCGGCTTCTCGGGCCTCTGGCTCAACGACGTGCCGAATGGCGATTCGCTCGCGGGCCTGCGCGTCGCGGCATCCGTCACCGCCACCCTGCGCCTCGCGACCGGGGTGATCCCGCTCGATCGGCGACCGGCCGAGGGCCTCGACCTCGGCGGCCTCCCAGCGGAGCACACGACGTTCGGCATCGGGTCGGGTGCTGCGCAGCATCCGCTCGGCCTCGTCGAACGCGGCATCGCGACCCTCCGGCGAACGACCGAGGGGGCGATCGTCGTCGGCGCGCTCGGCCCGCGGATGCGTCGACTCGCCGCCGAGCGCGCCGATGGCGTGCTGCTCAACTGGCTCACTCCTGACGCCGCCGCCCGAGCGCACTCGGAGCTCCGTGCCGCGGCCGGCGACCGCCCGGTGCGCAGCGTGCTCTACGTGCGCACGATCACCGATGAGGGCGCGCGCTCGGCGCTGAAGCGCGAGGCCGACCGTTATGCGTCGGTGCCGTCGTACGCGGCCAACTTCGAACGGCTCGGCATCAGCGCGATCGACGCGACGATGGACGGCCGTTCAGACCTGGGCGCCTTCGACGTCGTCGACGAGATCGTGCTTCGCGCCGTGACCGCGACCGGCTCGCTCAGCGAGCTCGAGCGCTTCGTCGAGGATGCGGCAGGCTGGCGGGTGGGGGCCAGATGA
- the purM gene encoding phosphoribosylformylglycinamidine cyclo-ligase → MTSNSSYAAAGVDTHAGDLAVELMKEAVAKTHGPNVLGGVGGFAGLFDVSFLKDYARPLLATSTDGVGTKIAIAQAIDKHDTIGQDLVGMVVDDIVVVGAKPLFMTDYIACGKVVPERIATIVAGIARACADTGTALVGGETAEHPGLMGVDDYDVAGAAVGVVEADRLLGAKRVAAGDTVIAIASSGLHSNGFSLVRRILQQGGIDFADTAADLGTTWGEALLEPTRLYTRPLVRLLGHGRLGTAVHSLSHVTGGGIAANLARVLPRGSWVELDRSTWSPAPVFRVLSDLAGTSLESAEGTWNLGIGFFAVVARDATADVIAELGALGLPSWQVGTVSIGDRDLAGFEQGAKGVDGGAVRLVGSYAD, encoded by the coding sequence GTGACCTCGAACTCGTCCTACGCCGCTGCCGGAGTCGACACCCATGCAGGCGACCTCGCCGTCGAGCTCATGAAGGAGGCGGTGGCCAAGACGCACGGCCCGAACGTGCTCGGCGGCGTCGGCGGTTTCGCCGGCCTGTTCGACGTCTCGTTCCTCAAGGACTACGCGCGTCCGCTGCTCGCGACCTCCACCGACGGCGTCGGCACGAAGATCGCGATCGCCCAGGCGATCGACAAGCACGACACGATCGGCCAAGACCTCGTTGGCATGGTCGTCGACGACATCGTGGTCGTGGGCGCGAAGCCGCTCTTCATGACCGACTACATCGCGTGCGGCAAGGTGGTGCCCGAGCGCATCGCCACGATCGTCGCCGGCATCGCGCGGGCGTGCGCCGACACCGGCACCGCGCTCGTCGGCGGGGAGACCGCCGAGCACCCCGGCCTCATGGGCGTCGACGACTACGACGTCGCCGGCGCGGCGGTCGGCGTCGTCGAGGCCGACCGGCTCCTCGGCGCCAAGCGGGTGGCCGCGGGCGACACGGTCATCGCGATCGCCTCGAGCGGCTTGCACTCCAACGGGTTCTCGCTCGTGCGACGCATCCTCCAGCAGGGCGGCATCGACTTCGCCGACACCGCGGCAGACCTCGGCACCACGTGGGGTGAAGCGCTCCTCGAACCCACCCGGCTCTACACGCGCCCGCTCGTGCGCCTGCTCGGGCACGGGCGGCTCGGCACGGCCGTGCACTCCCTCTCGCACGTGACGGGCGGCGGCATCGCCGCGAACCTCGCGCGCGTGCTGCCGCGCGGCTCGTGGGTCGAGCTCGACCGGTCGACGTGGTCGCCGGCTCCGGTGTTCCGGGTGCTCAGCGACCTCGCCGGCACGTCGCTCGAGAGCGCCGAGGGCACGTGGAACCTCGGCATCGGCTTCTTCGCGGTCGTGGCGAGGGATGCCACAGCCGACGTGATCGCCGAGCTCGGCGCACTCGGGCTGCCGTCCTGGCAGGTCGGCACCGTCTCGATCGGCGATCGCGACCTCGCGGGCTTCGAACAGGGGGCGAAGGGCGTCGACGGCGGAGCGGTTCGGCTCGTCGGGTCCTACGCCGACTGA
- a CDS encoding APC family permease, with protein sequence MTDEAEAPPAELKSPKHWIIGDPLPTEKLEGQLLPKHLALPIFASDPLSSVAYAPQELLMILMVGGLAFLSFAPWVAVAVIVLLVTVVASYRQLIRAYPSGGGDYEVAHRNLGEKAGLVVASSLLVDYVMTVVVSVASGVDNIISAIPELNPFRVELAVLFVIILAAVNLRGVSESSRAFAIPTYLFIASVFVMIVVGLTRTFLGDAPISESAGFVVESESLTQAGIILLLLRSFASGCSALTGVEAISNGVPAFRQPKIRNAQTTLVLMGGIAIVLFAGLTALALISQVHYAEDPCHLIGWAECATEPQRSLIAQVASATFGDDTVFFYLVQAATALVLLLAANTAFNGFPLLGSVLAQDGYAPKSLSTRGDRLIYSNGVLILALAASVILVVFQANLTVLIQLYIIGVFVSFTLGQTGMVRHWLRELRSPRKPKSPKSPRSSRGDADDRSAPITRGAIWRALAINAIGAAMTAIVLIVVTVTKFTHGAWIVFVMMPILFTLMLGVHRYYRDVEKEIEVDPTTTFGSAGDHAIVLVGRMQKPTLKALDYAIAARHDSLEAVHVSLYEEETKRLKKDWVKQNIHVKLRILNSPYRDLSYPLIQYIKSRREEHGSEVVTVYMPQYIVGHWWESLLHNHKARRIRQKLLLVHGVTVSLVPWLLDSSDLIYGRRSRPLPGQDRRGEPVRPVPRRPISPNGQKRGR encoded by the coding sequence GTGACAGACGAGGCGGAAGCCCCTCCAGCTGAACTCAAGTCGCCGAAGCATTGGATCATCGGCGACCCGCTGCCGACCGAGAAGCTCGAGGGGCAGTTGCTGCCCAAGCACCTGGCCCTGCCGATCTTCGCGAGCGACCCGCTCTCCTCCGTGGCCTACGCGCCGCAGGAGCTGCTCATGATCCTCATGGTCGGCGGCCTCGCCTTCCTGAGCTTCGCGCCGTGGGTGGCCGTGGCGGTGATCGTGCTGCTCGTGACCGTGGTGGCGTCGTACCGGCAGCTCATCCGCGCCTATCCGTCGGGTGGCGGCGACTACGAGGTGGCGCACCGCAACCTCGGCGAGAAGGCCGGCCTCGTCGTGGCATCTTCCCTCCTGGTCGACTACGTCATGACGGTCGTCGTCTCGGTCGCCTCGGGCGTCGACAACATCATCTCGGCGATCCCCGAGCTGAACCCGTTCCGCGTCGAGCTCGCAGTGCTCTTCGTGATCATCCTCGCGGCCGTGAACCTCCGCGGCGTGAGCGAGTCGAGCCGCGCCTTCGCCATACCGACGTACCTCTTCATCGCCAGCGTCTTCGTGATGATCGTCGTGGGCCTCACGCGCACCTTCCTCGGCGATGCGCCGATCTCAGAGTCGGCCGGCTTCGTGGTGGAGTCCGAGTCGCTCACGCAAGCCGGCATCATCCTGCTGCTGCTGCGTTCCTTCGCGAGCGGATGCTCCGCACTCACGGGCGTGGAGGCGATCTCGAACGGCGTGCCGGCGTTCCGGCAGCCGAAGATCCGGAACGCCCAGACGACCCTCGTGCTCATGGGCGGCATCGCGATCGTGCTCTTCGCCGGGCTCACCGCGCTCGCGCTCATCTCCCAGGTGCACTACGCCGAGGATCCGTGCCACCTGATCGGATGGGCCGAGTGCGCCACCGAGCCGCAACGCAGCCTCATCGCACAAGTGGCGTCGGCGACGTTCGGCGACGACACGGTGTTCTTCTACCTCGTCCAGGCGGCGACGGCGCTCGTACTCCTCCTCGCTGCGAACACCGCGTTCAACGGATTCCCCCTGCTCGGCTCGGTGCTCGCGCAAGACGGGTACGCCCCGAAGTCGCTCTCGACGCGCGGCGACCGCCTGATCTACTCGAACGGCGTGCTCATCCTCGCGCTCGCGGCATCCGTGATCCTCGTGGTCTTCCAGGCGAACCTCACGGTGCTGATCCAGCTCTACATCATCGGCGTGTTCGTCTCGTTCACCCTCGGCCAGACCGGCATGGTGCGGCACTGGCTGCGCGAACTGCGATCGCCCCGAAAGCCGAAGTCGCCGAAGTCGCCGCGGTCGTCGAGGGGTGACGCCGACGACCGGAGTGCGCCCATCACGCGCGGCGCCATCTGGCGCGCACTCGCGATCAACGCGATCGGCGCGGCGATGACCGCGATCGTGCTCATCGTGGTGACGGTCACGAAGTTCACGCACGGCGCCTGGATCGTCTTCGTGATGATGCCGATCCTCTTCACGCTCATGCTCGGCGTGCACCGCTACTACCGCGACGTCGAGAAGGAGATCGAGGTCGACCCCACCACGACCTTCGGCTCGGCCGGCGATCATGCCATCGTGCTCGTGGGCCGCATGCAGAAGCCCACCCTGAAGGCGCTCGACTACGCGATCGCGGCCCGTCATGACTCGCTCGAGGCGGTGCACGTCTCGCTTTACGAAGAGGAGACGAAGCGACTGAAGAAGGACTGGGTGAAGCAGAACATCCACGTGAAGCTGCGCATCCTGAACTCGCCGTATCGCGACCTCAGCTACCCGCTCATCCAGTACATCAAGTCGCGCCGCGAGGAACACGGCAGCGAGGTCGTCACGGTCTACATGCCGCAGTACATCGTGGGGCACTGGTGGGAGTCGCTGTTGCACAACCACAAGGCACGCCGCATTCGCCAGAAGCTCCTGCTCGTGCACGGCGTCACGGTCTCGCTCGTGCCGTGGCTGCTCGACTCCTCCGACCTCATCTACGGCCGTCGCTCGCGCCCGTTGCCCGGCCAGGACCGCCGCGGCGAGCCGGTTCGTCCGGTGCCCCGGCGCCCGATCTCCCCGAACGGCCAGAAGCGCGGGCGCTAG
- a CDS encoding DUF4097 family beta strand repeat-containing protein — protein sequence MAIEKWVIAPGEARVIDLELVRKLKVSLIGGKVDVIAHDEPGVRVEISNVTGKELMVQIDGDTLEIDHPQLRWDNFIEAFKGFVGSAKAEVSILAPRNIAMKLGVVSGDGLVSGFTGDGRFSTVSGDFVLDNHEGDVELSSVSGELSAGNHVGRITAHSVSGDIVATGDITTFNADTVSGNMIVDTRGTPDRIDTNTVAGDLTVRFAAGSGARYRINTVGGTVLLDDMSVKGMFGKGFERVVGELAGTWLDLGANSVSGNISVMRREAPASTGTTGGAGSANGEASE from the coding sequence ATGGCCATCGAGAAATGGGTCATCGCCCCCGGCGAAGCACGGGTCATCGACCTCGAGCTCGTACGCAAGCTGAAGGTGAGCCTCATCGGCGGCAAGGTCGACGTGATCGCCCACGATGAGCCGGGCGTGCGAGTCGAGATCTCGAACGTCACGGGCAAGGAGCTCATGGTGCAGATCGACGGCGACACGCTCGAGATCGACCACCCGCAGTTGCGCTGGGACAACTTCATCGAGGCCTTCAAGGGCTTCGTCGGCAGCGCGAAGGCCGAGGTCTCGATCCTCGCCCCGCGCAACATCGCGATGAAGCTCGGCGTGGTGTCGGGCGACGGCCTCGTCTCTGGATTCACGGGCGACGGCAGGTTCAGCACCGTCTCCGGCGACTTCGTGCTCGACAACCACGAGGGCGACGTCGAGCTCTCGAGCGTCAGCGGCGAGCTCTCGGCCGGCAACCACGTCGGCCGCATCACGGCGCACAGCGTCTCGGGCGACATCGTCGCGACGGGCGACATCACGACCTTCAACGCCGACACGGTGTCGGGCAACATGATCGTCGATACCCGCGGCACCCCCGACCGCATCGACACGAACACGGTCGCGGGCGACCTCACCGTCCGCTTCGCCGCCGGATCTGGCGCGCGCTACCGCATCAACACCGTTGGCGGCACGGTGCTGCTCGACGACATGTCGGTGAAGGGCATGTTCGGCAAGGGATTCGAGCGCGTCGTCGGCGAGCTCGCGGGCACGTGGCTCGACCTCGGCGCCAACAGCGTCTCGGGCAACATCTCGGTCATGCGCCGTGAGGCCCCGGCGAGCACGGGCACGACCGGCGGCGCGGGATCGGCGAACGGCGAGGCATCCGAATGA
- a CDS encoding NAD(P)-binding domain-containing protein, whose translation MQSPERVKVVVIGAGQAGLSVAYYLRRFELVAEQDFVMLDRAPGAGGAWQHRWSSLRLGTAHRVNDLPGMAEIGLSFDTADRNLPAKEVVADYYGRFEEHFDLRVRRPMNVRSVSNQGVDLLVSFEDLTPQPLEEQKARGLFGRRRKTFEAAPAPAVPRFELQTQFLVNATGTWGSPFVPYYPGMADFQGRHVHTSDYTEAADFRDKHVVVVGGGTSAIGFMLELEDVAAGLTWVSRRPIDWLDRQELDLEGASAAVARQDEAARSGRALPSIVSGTGVPRSRRIAAGIERGLLVARPMFDRIEADRVVWDGDEGGLARADVIIWATGFRPDLRHLSPLKLREKTGGVTVGQGAAWNDPRIFLAGYGPQASTIGANRAGRMIARQIMAMI comes from the coding sequence ATGCAGAGTCCCGAGCGCGTGAAGGTCGTGGTGATCGGCGCCGGGCAGGCCGGCCTGTCGGTCGCCTACTATCTGCGCCGCTTCGAACTCGTCGCCGAGCAGGACTTCGTGATGCTCGATCGGGCACCCGGAGCGGGCGGCGCGTGGCAGCATCGCTGGTCGTCGCTGCGGCTCGGCACCGCCCATCGGGTCAACGACCTGCCCGGAATGGCCGAGATCGGCTTGAGCTTCGACACCGCCGACCGGAACCTTCCCGCGAAAGAGGTCGTCGCCGACTACTACGGCAGGTTCGAGGAGCACTTCGACTTGCGCGTGCGTCGCCCGATGAACGTACGGTCGGTTTCCAACCAGGGCGTCGACCTCCTCGTCAGCTTCGAGGACCTCACGCCGCAGCCGCTCGAGGAGCAGAAGGCGCGCGGGCTGTTCGGCCGTCGGCGCAAGACCTTCGAGGCTGCTCCGGCCCCCGCCGTGCCGCGATTCGAGCTGCAGACCCAGTTCCTCGTGAACGCGACCGGCACGTGGGGTTCGCCGTTCGTGCCCTACTACCCGGGCATGGCCGACTTCCAGGGCCGGCACGTGCACACCTCCGACTACACCGAAGCCGCCGACTTCCGCGACAAGCACGTCGTCGTGGTCGGCGGCGGCACCTCGGCGATCGGCTTCATGCTCGAACTCGAGGACGTCGCGGCCGGACTCACGTGGGTCTCCCGCCGCCCGATCGACTGGCTCGATCGTCAGGAGCTCGATCTCGAGGGCGCATCGGCCGCGGTCGCACGGCAAGACGAGGCGGCCCGATCTGGTCGTGCTCTGCCGAGCATCGTGAGCGGCACGGGAGTGCCGAGGAGCCGTCGCATCGCCGCGGGCATCGAGCGCGGCCTGCTCGTGGCGCGGCCGATGTTCGACCGCATCGAGGCAGACCGGGTGGTCTGGGACGGCGACGAGGGCGGCTTGGCACGAGCCGATGTCATCATCTGGGCCACGGGCTTCCGCCCCGACCTCCGGCACCTCTCGCCGCTCAAGCTGCGCGAGAAGACCGGCGGCGTCACCGTCGGGCAGGGCGCGGCCTGGAACGATCCGCGCATCTTCCTCGCGGGCTACGGCCCACAGGCGTCGACGATCGGCGCGAACCGCGCGGGCCGCATGATCGCCCGCCAGATCATGGCGATGATCTAG
- a CDS encoding PadR family transcriptional regulator, giving the protein MTPPVFAHGSLRLYLLALLDEQPRHGYELIQALSDRFGGTYSPSAGTIYPRLSKLEEEGLVTKSADGRKTVYEITDAGRAELEARRHELDAIEDEVTDSVRRLADGVRAEVDEAMRSMRAELASAAREAKRAAKTATNATMNLSSESNRALHEAELAINEFRQQLRTDLRTHAHRGRVSSESVTLLKARLAQVRADVLATLAER; this is encoded by the coding sequence ATGACCCCGCCAGTCTTCGCCCACGGGAGTCTCAGGCTCTACCTCCTCGCCCTCCTCGACGAGCAGCCGAGGCACGGCTACGAGCTCATCCAGGCGCTCTCCGATCGCTTTGGCGGCACGTACAGCCCGAGCGCCGGCACGATCTACCCCCGCCTCTCGAAGCTCGAGGAGGAGGGGCTCGTCACGAAGTCCGCCGACGGCCGCAAGACGGTCTACGAGATCACGGATGCCGGTCGCGCAGAGCTCGAGGCGCGCCGGCACGAGCTCGACGCCATCGAAGACGAGGTCACCGACTCGGTGCGCCGCCTCGCCGACGGCGTGCGAGCCGAGGTCGACGAGGCCATGCGCTCGATGCGTGCCGAACTCGCGAGCGCTGCCCGTGAGGCCAAGCGCGCCGCGAAGACGGCGACGAACGCGACCATGAACCTCAGCTCCGAATCGAATCGGGCCCTGCACGAGGCCGAGCTGGCGATCAACGAGTTCCGCCAGCAGCTCCGCACCGACCTGCGCACGCACGCGCATCGCGGCCGAGTGAGCTCTGAATCGGTGACCCTGCTGAAGGCACGGCTCGCGCAAGTGCGGGCCGACGTGCTCGCGACGCTCGCCGAGCGCTGA
- the crcB gene encoding fluoride efflux transporter CrcB — MTPLVVAAVLGAGAVGAVLRYALSRAFPVRPGHLPGGILIVNVLGSALAGALIGVAERAALDADVRLVLVTGFCGGLTTFSTWSVETIELFDGGRWRAAILNVVVTLSLGIAAAAGMYLAFR, encoded by the coding sequence GTGACCCCGCTCGTCGTGGCCGCGGTGCTCGGCGCGGGCGCGGTGGGCGCAGTGCTCCGATACGCGCTCTCCCGGGCCTTTCCGGTGCGGCCGGGTCACTTGCCCGGCGGCATCCTCATCGTCAACGTGTTGGGGTCGGCGCTCGCCGGTGCGCTCATCGGCGTGGCCGAGCGCGCCGCCCTCGACGCCGACGTGCGCCTCGTGCTCGTCACGGGCTTCTGCGGCGGACTCACGACGTTCAGCACGTGGAGCGTCGAGACGATCGAGCTGTTCGACGGCGGGCGGTGGCGCGCCGCGATCCTCAACGTCGTCGTGACGCTCTCCCTCGGCATCGCGGCGGCCGCGGGCATGTACCTCGCCTTCCGCTGA
- the yczE gene encoding membrane protein YczE — translation MLRQPTDPAPVLVRRFTQLLVGLFLYGIGIALIVRGELGVAPWDVLTQGIMKQTGLSFGLITVIMSGIVLLLWIPIRQRPGLGTILNALLVGPAIDVGLWLIPTGLDLWVRALLLPAGILLLAVATGLYIGAHFGPGPRDGLMTGLHRVTGWRIWIVRTSIEVTVLAAGWLLGGNVGIGTLAFALLIGPLCGYTMPLFAVKRSGRMPADRVGTRAKPTVRARAAEAVVPAPG, via the coding sequence ATGCTCCGCCAGCCGACCGACCCCGCGCCCGTGCTCGTCCGCCGTTTCACCCAGCTCCTCGTGGGTCTGTTCCTCTACGGCATCGGCATCGCGCTCATCGTGCGCGGAGAGCTCGGCGTCGCCCCGTGGGACGTGCTCACCCAGGGCATCATGAAGCAGACGGGATTGAGCTTCGGGCTGATCACCGTGATCATGAGCGGGATCGTGCTGCTCCTGTGGATCCCGATCCGCCAGCGGCCGGGACTCGGCACGATCCTGAACGCGCTCCTCGTCGGTCCCGCCATCGACGTCGGCCTCTGGCTCATCCCGACCGGCCTCGACCTCTGGGTGCGAGCCCTCCTGCTGCCGGCGGGCATCCTCCTGCTCGCCGTCGCGACCGGCCTCTACATCGGCGCGCACTTCGGCCCCGGCCCACGCGACGGCCTCATGACCGGGCTGCACCGCGTCACCGGCTGGAGGATCTGGATCGTGCGCACCAGCATCGAGGTCACCGTGCTCGCCGCCGGGTGGCTGCTCGGCGGCAACGTCGGCATCGGCACGCTCGCCTTCGCCCTGCTCATCGGGCCGCTGTGCGGGTACACGATGCCGCTCTTCGCGGTGAAGCGCTCCGGCCGGATGCCGGCCGACCGCGTCGGCACGCGCGCGAAGCCGACCGTGCGCGCTCGCGCGGCCGAAGCGGTCGTCCCGGCGCCGGGATGA